Proteins from one Procambarus clarkii isolate CNS0578487 chromosome 40, FALCON_Pclarkii_2.0, whole genome shotgun sequence genomic window:
- the Vha13 gene encoding V-type proton ATPase subunit G, translating into MASQSQGVQQLLAAEKKAAERVAEARKRKARRLKQAKDEAQAEIEKFRQERERQFKEYEAKHLGSQDDIALKIRNDTHEKINAMNKQVYANKDKVIERILLLVRHIKPELHINAKKEM; encoded by the exons ATGGCCAGCCAGTCGCAAGGTGTCCAGCAACTTCTCGCTGCCGAGAAAAAGGCAGCTGAAAGGGTTGCTGAAGCTAGGAAAC GTAAGGCACGGCGACTGAAGCAGGCTAAAGATGAGGCCCAAGCTGAAATAGAAAAAtttagacaagagagagagagacagtttaAGGAATATGAAGCAAAG caCCTGGGATCTCAAGATGACATCGCACTGAAAATTAGGAATGATACCCATGAGAAAATTAATGCTATGAACAAGCAAGTATATGCTAACAAAGATAAG GTGATCGAGCGTATTTTGCTGCTTGTGAGACACATCAAGCCAGAGCTGCATATTAACGCTAAAAAGGAAATGTAG